The window TCGGCGAATTTTACGGCGTGATCACTGACCGTTTGCGAGCGGCGGCGGGACCATGAAACAGTCCACCCACGAAGCGATCGTGAGTGCCCTGAGTGTCGTCGGGGTCGCGGTGTTCGCCGTGCTCATTTGGCATCTCAGTGTACGGATTTTCGAACTGCCTAAGATTCTGCTGCCGACGCCCGGGCAAGTCGTCAGCGCGGGCTGGTTGCGACGAAACGAACTGATCTCAGCGAGCGTCGTGACATTCATGACCGCAGCGGTGAGCCTGCTGGTGGCAATTCTACTGGGGAGTGGAATGTCAATCTTGTTCAGCCAATCACGATTGCTCCGTCGTGCACTGTTTCCTTACGTGGTGTTTCTGCAAACCGTTCCGATTGTCGCCATCGCACCGCTGTTGATCATTTGGAGCGGCTACGAGTTTCGCACAGCCGTGATGGCGACAGTGATCATCTGTCTGTTTCCGATCGTCAATAACGTGACCATGGGCTTGCAAGCGACGCGCGTCGAACATCAGGATCTCTTTCACTTGTATGGTGCCTCCCGCTTGCAAACGCTGGTCCGGTTACAGATCCCCAATTCCATTCCCTATCTGCTGCTGGGGGCTCGAATTAGCAGCGGATTGGCGGTAATTGGAGCAATCGTCGCAGAGTTTTTTGTCAGCAATGGGGCTAACTACGTGGGGCTGGGGGCGTTGATGACCCGCTGGCAAGGTCTGTTGCAAACCGACGCATTGATCGCCGCCTTGGGAATGTCCACACTCTTAGGGCTGTTGCTGTTTTCCGCAGTGGACTGGCTCGGACGAATCTTCTTGAGTCGCTACACTCGGGTCGACTGAATTTCGCGGTGAAGCTGTGCACATGCTGATCCGACGCGCCAGCGAGGGACGACCCGGGCGGTCGCGTCGGATGAGTAACGCAGCAGGCCGTCACCAGCACAGCAGCGAATACCTACCGTTCTCCCCAATGACTACTGACGTGCTCAATTTTCATTTTTCAATAGTAACACGCCTCGCACTGGCAATCCCCGCTCTCCTGATGGCTGGCCAGGGATGTTCCTCTCGTAGCGACACGCAATTGGAACGTGCCGACGGTTTGCAGTTGACTCCTGTCAGTGTGCAGCTGAACTGGTACCCGGAGGTTGAGCATGGAGGTGTCTACGAAGCCCTCGTCAATGGTGCCTACCAGGACCGGAATCTGGCCGTTGAGATCAAACCTGGTGGGCGTGAGACGCCCGTTGCCCCGGAGTTGTTGCTCGGTCGCAGTCAGTTCGCGATCACGAACGCGGACGATGTCGTCCTGTTCCGGGCGCAGGGTGCAGACATCGTGGCCGTATTCGCTGCGGCGCAAAACAATCCCCGTTGCCTGCTCGTCCGTGCTGACAGTGGTGTCGAGGGATTCGATGATCTGGCCGGCATCACGCTGCAGTGCCAACCTGGCCGCGCGTTCCTGCCCTTTCTACGCAAACGCGGATTCCTCGACGAGGTTCGTGAGGTACCCTACTTCAATTCCATCGCGGGTATGGTTGACGACCCGAAGATGGCCGTTCAAGCGTACGTAGTTGCCGAGCCCATCCTCGCCCGCCAGCAAGGTGTGGACGTGCGCACGCTCATGGTCAGCGACCTGGGATGGAACCCCTATTCCAGCGTGTTGGTGACGACGGGCACCCTGATTCGAGAGTCGCCAGAACTGGTGCGGGACTTCGTCGCCGCCACGAAGACCGGCTGGGCCGATTATCTAGCTTCGCCGCAGCTTGCCAACGAAGCGATCTTGAAAGCCAACACGCACGGCATGACCGCTGACGTGCTGCAGTTCGGTGCCGAACAGATGCGGCCGCTGGCGTACCCCACCGAGTCAACCGAACTCGGAGAAATGACGCTACCTCGCTGGCAAGAGCTCGTAGACCAGATGAAGGAGATCGAGGTGATTGGTCCAGATGCCGTGCGGGCGGAGGACTGCTTTACAGACGAATTCCTGCCGTAGAACAGCCTACGAAAATTCAAACCCAACCTTCCCACCCTCCAGCTTCAGCTTGGCCTCAAACGTTTTACCCGCCTTGGACTTGAACCCCTTGAGCGTCGTGGTTTGGCCGTTACGTATCAGCTTCTTTGCCGTCGCTGCGCTGATGCGTTTGCCAGCGATCGTT of the Allorhodopirellula heiligendammensis genome contains:
- a CDS encoding ABC transporter permease translates to MKQSTHEAIVSALSVVGVAVFAVLIWHLSVRIFELPKILLPTPGQVVSAGWLRRNELISASVVTFMTAAVSLLVAILLGSGMSILFSQSRLLRRALFPYVVFLQTVPIVAIAPLLIIWSGYEFRTAVMATVIICLFPIVNNVTMGLQATRVEHQDLFHLYGASRLQTLVRLQIPNSIPYLLLGARISSGLAVIGAIVAEFFVSNGANYVGLGALMTRWQGLLQTDALIAALGMSTLLGLLLFSAVDWLGRIFLSRYTRVD
- a CDS encoding ABC transporter substrate-binding protein; this encodes MLIRRASEGRPGRSRRMSNAAGRHQHSSEYLPFSPMTTDVLNFHFSIVTRLALAIPALLMAGQGCSSRSDTQLERADGLQLTPVSVQLNWYPEVEHGGVYEALVNGAYQDRNLAVEIKPGGRETPVAPELLLGRSQFAITNADDVVLFRAQGADIVAVFAAAQNNPRCLLVRADSGVEGFDDLAGITLQCQPGRAFLPFLRKRGFLDEVREVPYFNSIAGMVDDPKMAVQAYVVAEPILARQQGVDVRTLMVSDLGWNPYSSVLVTTGTLIRESPELVRDFVAATKTGWADYLASPQLANEAILKANTHGMTADVLQFGAEQMRPLAYPTESTELGEMTLPRWQELVDQMKEIEVIGPDAVRAEDCFTDEFLP